Below is a genomic region from Triticum dicoccoides isolate Atlit2015 ecotype Zavitan chromosome 5A, WEW_v2.0, whole genome shotgun sequence.
TCGTGGCCTGGGGGCGCGCCACCAGGGGGCTCCCCATGGGTCTCCCGCCAGTGCACCACCACGCTGAGCTATTCAAGCCACGCTCGTCGCCTCGCGTGGAGCACGACCACCGCAGCCGGGAATACTACCTGCCGTCGCCCACCGACGTGGTCGGTCACCACGGCGACGCCGCAGATAACATCGTCATCCACAAGGCGCAGTTCTCCAAGGACTTCATCGCCGGTCTCCGCGCCAAGGCGTCCGAAGGGCGCGGCCGGCCGTTCAGCCGGTTCGAAACCATCCTCGCCCACCTTTGGCGCACCATGACGCGCGCGCGCGACCTGAGCCCCGAGGAGACCTCCAAGATCCGGTTGTCCGTGGACGGCCGGCACCGGCTCGGCCAGCCGGCGGAGCACTTCGGCAACATGGTGCTCTGGGCGTTCCCGCGCTCCACGGTGGGTGACCTCCTGAACCGGCCGCTGAAGCACGCCGCACAGGTGATCCACGACGAGGTGGCGAGGGTGGACGGCGCCTACTTCCAATCTTTCGTCGACTTCGCCACCTCCGGCGCCGCCGAGAAGGAGGGGCTCGCGCGGAGCGCCGTGTGCAAGGACGCGCACTGCCCGGACGTGGAGGTGGACAGCTGGCTGACATTCCCGTTCTACGAGCTGGACTTCGGCACGGGGAGCCCGAGCTACTTCATG
It encodes:
- the LOC119297826 gene encoding putrescine hydroxycinnamoyltransferase 3-like, with the translated sequence MEVKVLSSRLVKPSCTAGEAPVPATEYIPLSIFDKVTFEMQMAIIYAFAPPAPTTASIEKGLAMVLAQYRAFAGHLGESPDGTPSVILNDRGARLIEASVDADLVDMAPSKPTPELLKLHPDLEAEHQEVVLLQLTRFRCGSLAVGFTSNHVVADGHATSNFLVAWGRATRGLPMGLPPVHHHAELFKPRSSPRVEHDHRSREYYLPSPTDVVGHHGDAADNIVIHKAQFSKDFIAGLRAKASEGRGRPFSRFETILAHLWRTMTRARDLSPEETSKIRLSVDGRHRLGQPAEHFGNMVLWAFPRSTVGDLLNRPLKHAAQVIHDEVARVDGAYFQSFVDFATSGAAEKEGLARSAVCKDAHCPDVEVDSWLTFPFYELDFGTGSPSYFMPAYFPTEGMLFLAPSNFGDGSVDAFVPVFEHNLQAFKECCHSME